Proteins encoded in a region of the Onthophagus taurus isolate NC chromosome 10, IU_Otau_3.0, whole genome shotgun sequence genome:
- the LOC111413369 gene encoding V-type proton ATPase 116 kDa subunit a 1 isoform X1 produces the protein MGSLFRSAEMTLCQLFLQSEAAYACVSELGELGLVQFRDLNPDVNAFQRKFVNEVRRCDEMERKLRYLEKEIKKDGIPMLDTGENPEAPQPREMIDLEATFEKLENELREVNQNAEALKRNFLELTELKQILRKTQVFFDEHEGGNPTESMTRALISDDNIARQGGLGPVQLGFPEKPSELEDYLPCFVAGVILRERIPAFERMLWRACRGNVFLRQAEIETPLEDPSTGDQVFKSVFIIFFQGDQLKTRVKKICEGFRATLYPCPEAPADRREMAMGVMTRIEDLNTVLGQTQDHRHRVLVAAAKNIKNWFVKVRKIKAIYHTLNLFNLDVTQKCLIAECWVPVLDLENIQLALRRGTERSGSSVPPILNKMETCEDPPTYNHTNKFTTAFQALIDSYGIASYREMNPAPYTIITFPFLFAVMFGDCGHGLLMALFAGWMVLKEKPLAAKKSDNEIWNIFFGGRYIILLMGVFSIYTGLIYNDMFSKSLNIFGSQWRVNNVTEEQAINMLDTHMLDPATKDFLGYPYVIGMDPVWQLAKNKIIFQNAYKMKISIILGVFHMLFGVALSLCNHRYFKNKVNIFCEFIPQVIFLTFLFLYMVSLMFMKWIMFFATLDLPGDEDGDFRRGPQCAPSILITFINMVLFKESKIVEGCDETMYPGQMFVQKFLVITALLCVPWMLLAKPIYIMRTRSQKAVHTQMQQATENGDAEQALANNTQAAAPHGATGGHDDNEEMSEIFIHQGIHTIEYVLGSVSHTASYLRLWALSLAHAQLSEVLWNMVLSKGLIIDDWRGGIVLYVIFSFWACLTVSILVLMEGLSAFLHTLRLHWVEFQSKFYSGLGHAFQPFSFELILDTASQGDAE, from the exons ATGGGCTCCTTATTTAGGAGTGCGGAAATGACCCTATGCCAGCTCTTTTTACAGAGCGAGGCCGCATACGCTTGTGTTTCTGAACTTGGGGAACTCGGGCTCGTTCAGTTTAGAGAC ctCAATCCAGACGTGAACGCGTTTCAGCGAAAGTTTGTCAACGAGGTCAGACGTTGCGATGAGATGGAGAGGAAGTTACGGTATTTGGAGAAGGAGATTAAGAAGGATGGAATTCCTATGTTGGATACTGGAGAAAACCCAGAAGCTCCACAACCACGCGAAATGATCGATTTAGAG GCAACTTTCGAGAAGTTAGAAAATGAGCTACGCGAAGTAAATCAAAATGCGGAGgctttaaaaagaaacttcTTGGAATTGACGGAGTTAAAACAGATTTTGCGTAAAACCCAAGTGTTTTTCGATGAG CACGAGGGTGGAAACCCCACCGAATCAATGACCAGAGCACTCATTAGCGATGACAATATTGCGAGACAAGGGGGCCTGGGCCCTGTACAGTTAGG TTTTCCGGAAAAGCCTAGCGAATTGGAAGACTACCTACCTTG tTTCGTCGCTGGCGTCATCCTTCGCGAAAGAATACCGGCTTTTGAAAGGATGTTATGGAGAGCTTGCCGAGGAAACGTCTTTTTACGCCAAGCGGAAATTGAGACGCCTTTAGAAGATCCATCGACG ggtGATCAAGTTTTCAAATccgtttttataattttcttccaaggagatcaattaaaaactcgcgttaaaaaaatttgcgaAGGATTCCGAGCTACTCTCTATCCATGCCCAGAAGCTCCGGCAGATCGTAGAGAAATGGCAATGGGGGTGATGACTCGTATCGAAGATTTAAATACCGTTCTAGGTCAAACCCAAGATCATCGTCATCGCGTTTTGGTGGCTGCCgcaaaaaacattaaaaattggttcGTTAAAGTCCGAAAGATCAAAGCGATTTATCACACGTTGAATCTATTCAATTTGGATGTGacacaaaaatgtttaatcgCCGAATGTTGGGTTCCCGTTTTAGATTTGGAAAATATTCAGTTAGCTTTAAGACGTGGAACGGAAAGGAGCGGAAGTTCCGTTCCgccgattttaaataaaatggaaacTTGTGAAGATCCACCAACTTACAATcatactaataaatttaccACGGcttttcaagctttaattgaTTCTTACGGTATTGCTTCTTATAGAGAAATGAATCCAGCCCCTTACACAATTATTACATTTCCGTTTCTTTTCGCTGTCATGTTTGGCGATTGTGGACATGGATTATTAATGGCTTTATTCGCTGGATGGATGGTTTTGAAAGAAAAGCCCTTGGCTGCAAAAAAATCAGATAACGAAATTTGGAATATTTTCTTTGGGGGAagatacattattttattaatgggCGTTTTCTCAATTTACACTGGCTTAATTTACAATGATATGTTTTCGAAATCTTTAAATATCTTCGGTTCTCAATGGCGTGTTAATAACGTCACTGAAGAACAAGCTATAAACATGTTAGATACGCACATGTTAGATCCTGCAACTAAAGATTTCTTGGGTTATCCGTACGTTATTGGTATGGACCCCGTTTGGCAATTAGCAaagaataaaatcatttttcaaaacgcctataaaatgaaaatttcgaTTATTCTTGGTGTGTTTCATATGTTATTCGGTGTTGCTTTGAGTCTTTGCAATCACCGttattttaagaataaagtcAACATCTTTTGTGAATTTATCCCTCAAGTTATCTTCTTAACCTTCCTCTTCTTATACATGGTGTCTTTAATGTTTATGaaatggattatgttttttgcAACACTTGATTTACCTGGAGATGAGGATGGTGATTTTCGTCGTGGTCCTCAATGCGCcccatcaattttaataacatttattaacaTGGTGCTATTTAAAGAATCGAAAATCGTTGAGGGATGCGATGAAACTATGTACCCAGGTCAAATGTTTGTGCaaaaatttttggttataacCGCATTACTTTGCGTGCCATGGATGTTACTCGCCAAACCGATTTATATAATGCGGACCCGATCGCAGAAAGCTGTCCATACTCAAATGCAACAAGCAACTGAAAATGGAGATGCGGAACAAGCCCTTGCTAATAACACTCAAGCAGCAGCACCACATGGTGCAACCGGTGGTCACGATGATAACGAGGAAATGAGTGAAATTTTTATCCATCAAGGAATCCATACTATTGAATATGTACTTGGATCGGTGTCTCACACTGCTTCTTATTTGCGTTTATGGGCTTTATCTCTAGCTCACGCTc aacTGTCTGAAGTGTTATGGAATATGGTATTAAGTAAAGGATTGATAATAGATGATTGGAGAGGTGGAATCGTTCTTTACGTAATCTTTAGCTTCTGGGCTTGCTTAACAGTATCAATTTTGGTGTTAATGGAAGGATTATCCGCGTTTTTGCATACATTACGTTTACATTGGGTTGAGTTCCAGAGCAAGTTTTATTCCGGTCTGGGGCACGCTTTCCAACCGTTTTCGTTCGAGTTAATTCTAGACACGGCTTCCCAAGGAGATGCGGAATAA
- the LOC111413369 gene encoding V-type proton ATPase 116 kDa subunit a 1 isoform X4, whose amino-acid sequence MGSLFRSAEMTLCQLFLQSEAAYACVSELGELGLVQFRDLNPDVNAFQRKFVNEVRRCDEMERKLRYLEKEIKKDGIPMLDTGENPEAPQPREMIDLEATFEKLENELREVNQNAEALKRNFLELTELKQILRKTQVFFDEMADPAREEEQVTLLGEEGLRAGGQALKLGFVAGVILRERIPAFERMLWRACRGNVFLRQAEIETPLEDPSTGDQVFKSVFIIFFQGDQLKTRVKKICEGFRATLYPCPEAPADRREMAMGVMTRIEDLNTVLGQTQDHRHRVLVAAAKNIKNWFVKVRKIKAIYHTLNLFNLDVTQKCLIAECWVPVLDLENIQLALRRGTERSGSSVPPILNKMETCEDPPTYNHTNKFTTAFQALIDSYGIASYREMNPAPYTIITFPFLFAVMFGDCGHGLLMALFAGWMVLKEKPLAAKKSDNEIWNIFFGGRYIILLMGVFSIYTGLIYNDMFSKSLNIFGSQWRVNNVTEEQAINMLDTHMLDPATKDFLGYPYVIGMDPVWQLAKNKIIFQNAYKMKISIILGVFHMLFGVALSLCNHRYFKNKVNIFCEFIPQVIFLTFLFLYMVSLMFMKWIMFFATLDLPGDEDGDFRRGPQCAPSILITFINMVLFKESKIVEGCDETMYPGQMFVQKFLVITALLCVPWMLLAKPIYIMRTRSQKAVHTQMQQATENGDAEQALANNTQAAAPHGATGGHDDNEEMSEIFIHQGIHTIEYVLGSVSHTASYLRLWALSLAHAQLSEVLWNMVLSKGLIIDDWRGGIVLYVIFSFWACLTVSILVLMEGLSAFLHTLRLHWVEFQSKFYSGLGHAFQPFSFELILDTASQGDAE is encoded by the exons ATGGGCTCCTTATTTAGGAGTGCGGAAATGACCCTATGCCAGCTCTTTTTACAGAGCGAGGCCGCATACGCTTGTGTTTCTGAACTTGGGGAACTCGGGCTCGTTCAGTTTAGAGAC ctCAATCCAGACGTGAACGCGTTTCAGCGAAAGTTTGTCAACGAGGTCAGACGTTGCGATGAGATGGAGAGGAAGTTACGGTATTTGGAGAAGGAGATTAAGAAGGATGGAATTCCTATGTTGGATACTGGAGAAAACCCAGAAGCTCCACAACCACGCGAAATGATCGATTTAGAG GCAACTTTCGAGAAGTTAGAAAATGAGCTACGCGAAGTAAATCAAAATGCGGAGgctttaaaaagaaacttcTTGGAATTGACGGAGTTAAAACAGATTTTGCGTAAAACCCAAGTGTTTTTCGATGAG ATGGCCGATCCTGCTAGAGAGGAAGAGCAAGTGACCCTGCTGGGAGAGGAAGGGCTGCGGGCGGGCGGCCAAGCCCTAAAATTGGG tTTCGTCGCTGGCGTCATCCTTCGCGAAAGAATACCGGCTTTTGAAAGGATGTTATGGAGAGCTTGCCGAGGAAACGTCTTTTTACGCCAAGCGGAAATTGAGACGCCTTTAGAAGATCCATCGACG ggtGATCAAGTTTTCAAATccgtttttataattttcttccaaggagatcaattaaaaactcgcgttaaaaaaatttgcgaAGGATTCCGAGCTACTCTCTATCCATGCCCAGAAGCTCCGGCAGATCGTAGAGAAATGGCAATGGGGGTGATGACTCGTATCGAAGATTTAAATACCGTTCTAGGTCAAACCCAAGATCATCGTCATCGCGTTTTGGTGGCTGCCgcaaaaaacattaaaaattggttcGTTAAAGTCCGAAAGATCAAAGCGATTTATCACACGTTGAATCTATTCAATTTGGATGTGacacaaaaatgtttaatcgCCGAATGTTGGGTTCCCGTTTTAGATTTGGAAAATATTCAGTTAGCTTTAAGACGTGGAACGGAAAGGAGCGGAAGTTCCGTTCCgccgattttaaataaaatggaaacTTGTGAAGATCCACCAACTTACAATcatactaataaatttaccACGGcttttcaagctttaattgaTTCTTACGGTATTGCTTCTTATAGAGAAATGAATCCAGCCCCTTACACAATTATTACATTTCCGTTTCTTTTCGCTGTCATGTTTGGCGATTGTGGACATGGATTATTAATGGCTTTATTCGCTGGATGGATGGTTTTGAAAGAAAAGCCCTTGGCTGCAAAAAAATCAGATAACGAAATTTGGAATATTTTCTTTGGGGGAagatacattattttattaatgggCGTTTTCTCAATTTACACTGGCTTAATTTACAATGATATGTTTTCGAAATCTTTAAATATCTTCGGTTCTCAATGGCGTGTTAATAACGTCACTGAAGAACAAGCTATAAACATGTTAGATACGCACATGTTAGATCCTGCAACTAAAGATTTCTTGGGTTATCCGTACGTTATTGGTATGGACCCCGTTTGGCAATTAGCAaagaataaaatcatttttcaaaacgcctataaaatgaaaatttcgaTTATTCTTGGTGTGTTTCATATGTTATTCGGTGTTGCTTTGAGTCTTTGCAATCACCGttattttaagaataaagtcAACATCTTTTGTGAATTTATCCCTCAAGTTATCTTCTTAACCTTCCTCTTCTTATACATGGTGTCTTTAATGTTTATGaaatggattatgttttttgcAACACTTGATTTACCTGGAGATGAGGATGGTGATTTTCGTCGTGGTCCTCAATGCGCcccatcaattttaataacatttattaacaTGGTGCTATTTAAAGAATCGAAAATCGTTGAGGGATGCGATGAAACTATGTACCCAGGTCAAATGTTTGTGCaaaaatttttggttataacCGCATTACTTTGCGTGCCATGGATGTTACTCGCCAAACCGATTTATATAATGCGGACCCGATCGCAGAAAGCTGTCCATACTCAAATGCAACAAGCAACTGAAAATGGAGATGCGGAACAAGCCCTTGCTAATAACACTCAAGCAGCAGCACCACATGGTGCAACCGGTGGTCACGATGATAACGAGGAAATGAGTGAAATTTTTATCCATCAAGGAATCCATACTATTGAATATGTACTTGGATCGGTGTCTCACACTGCTTCTTATTTGCGTTTATGGGCTTTATCTCTAGCTCACGCTc aacTGTCTGAAGTGTTATGGAATATGGTATTAAGTAAAGGATTGATAATAGATGATTGGAGAGGTGGAATCGTTCTTTACGTAATCTTTAGCTTCTGGGCTTGCTTAACAGTATCAATTTTGGTGTTAATGGAAGGATTATCCGCGTTTTTGCATACATTACGTTTACATTGGGTTGAGTTCCAGAGCAAGTTTTATTCCGGTCTGGGGCACGCTTTCCAACCGTTTTCGTTCGAGTTAATTCTAGACACGGCTTCCCAAGGAGATGCGGAATAA
- the LOC111413369 gene encoding V-type proton ATPase 116 kDa subunit a 1 isoform X2, giving the protein MGSLFRSAEMTLCQLFLQSEAAYACVSELGELGLVQFRDLNPDVNAFQRKFVNEVRRCDEMERKLRYLEKEIKKDGIPMLDTGENPEAPQPREMIDLEATFEKLENELREVNQNAEALKRNFLELTELKQILRKTQVFFDEADRGGSAQMADPAREEEQVTLLGEEGLRAGGQALKLGFVAGVILRERIPAFERMLWRACRGNVFLRQAEIETPLEDPSTGDQVFKSVFIIFFQGDQLKTRVKKICEGFRATLYPCPEAPADRREMAMGVMTRIEDLNTVLGQTQDHRHRVLVAAAKNIKNWFVKVRKIKAIYHTLNLFNLDVTQKCLIAECWVPVLDLENIQLALRRGTERSGSSVPPILNKMETCEDPPTYNHTNKFTTAFQALIDSYGIASYREMNPAPYTIITFPFLFAVMFGDCGHGLLMALFAGWMVLKEKPLAAKKSDNEIWNIFFGGRYIILLMGVFSIYTGLIYNDMFSKSLNIFGSQWRVNNVTEEQAINMLDTHMLDPATKDFLGYPYVIGMDPVWQLAKNKIIFQNAYKMKISIILGVFHMLFGVALSLCNHRYFKNKVNIFCEFIPQVIFLTFLFLYMVSLMFMKWIMFFATLDLPGDEDGDFRRGPQCAPSILITFINMVLFKESKIVEGCDETMYPGQMFVQKFLVITALLCVPWMLLAKPIYIMRTRSQKAVHTQMQQATENGDAEQALANNTQAAAPHGATGGHDDNEEMSEIFIHQGIHTIEYVLGSVSHTASYLRLWALSLAHAQLSEVLWNMVLSKGLIIDDWRGGIVLYVIFSFWACLTVSILVLMEGLSAFLHTLRLHWVEFQSKFYSGLGHAFQPFSFELILDTASQGDAE; this is encoded by the exons ATGGGCTCCTTATTTAGGAGTGCGGAAATGACCCTATGCCAGCTCTTTTTACAGAGCGAGGCCGCATACGCTTGTGTTTCTGAACTTGGGGAACTCGGGCTCGTTCAGTTTAGAGAC ctCAATCCAGACGTGAACGCGTTTCAGCGAAAGTTTGTCAACGAGGTCAGACGTTGCGATGAGATGGAGAGGAAGTTACGGTATTTGGAGAAGGAGATTAAGAAGGATGGAATTCCTATGTTGGATACTGGAGAAAACCCAGAAGCTCCACAACCACGCGAAATGATCGATTTAGAG GCAACTTTCGAGAAGTTAGAAAATGAGCTACGCGAAGTAAATCAAAATGCGGAGgctttaaaaagaaacttcTTGGAATTGACGGAGTTAAAACAGATTTTGCGTAAAACCCAAGTGTTTTTCGATGAG GCTGACCGAGGTGGGTCTGCTCAGATGGCCGATCCTGCTAGAGAGGAAGAGCAAGTGACCCTGCTGGGAGAGGAAGGGCTGCGGGCGGGCGGCCAAGCCCTAAAATTGGG tTTCGTCGCTGGCGTCATCCTTCGCGAAAGAATACCGGCTTTTGAAAGGATGTTATGGAGAGCTTGCCGAGGAAACGTCTTTTTACGCCAAGCGGAAATTGAGACGCCTTTAGAAGATCCATCGACG ggtGATCAAGTTTTCAAATccgtttttataattttcttccaaggagatcaattaaaaactcgcgttaaaaaaatttgcgaAGGATTCCGAGCTACTCTCTATCCATGCCCAGAAGCTCCGGCAGATCGTAGAGAAATGGCAATGGGGGTGATGACTCGTATCGAAGATTTAAATACCGTTCTAGGTCAAACCCAAGATCATCGTCATCGCGTTTTGGTGGCTGCCgcaaaaaacattaaaaattggttcGTTAAAGTCCGAAAGATCAAAGCGATTTATCACACGTTGAATCTATTCAATTTGGATGTGacacaaaaatgtttaatcgCCGAATGTTGGGTTCCCGTTTTAGATTTGGAAAATATTCAGTTAGCTTTAAGACGTGGAACGGAAAGGAGCGGAAGTTCCGTTCCgccgattttaaataaaatggaaacTTGTGAAGATCCACCAACTTACAATcatactaataaatttaccACGGcttttcaagctttaattgaTTCTTACGGTATTGCTTCTTATAGAGAAATGAATCCAGCCCCTTACACAATTATTACATTTCCGTTTCTTTTCGCTGTCATGTTTGGCGATTGTGGACATGGATTATTAATGGCTTTATTCGCTGGATGGATGGTTTTGAAAGAAAAGCCCTTGGCTGCAAAAAAATCAGATAACGAAATTTGGAATATTTTCTTTGGGGGAagatacattattttattaatgggCGTTTTCTCAATTTACACTGGCTTAATTTACAATGATATGTTTTCGAAATCTTTAAATATCTTCGGTTCTCAATGGCGTGTTAATAACGTCACTGAAGAACAAGCTATAAACATGTTAGATACGCACATGTTAGATCCTGCAACTAAAGATTTCTTGGGTTATCCGTACGTTATTGGTATGGACCCCGTTTGGCAATTAGCAaagaataaaatcatttttcaaaacgcctataaaatgaaaatttcgaTTATTCTTGGTGTGTTTCATATGTTATTCGGTGTTGCTTTGAGTCTTTGCAATCACCGttattttaagaataaagtcAACATCTTTTGTGAATTTATCCCTCAAGTTATCTTCTTAACCTTCCTCTTCTTATACATGGTGTCTTTAATGTTTATGaaatggattatgttttttgcAACACTTGATTTACCTGGAGATGAGGATGGTGATTTTCGTCGTGGTCCTCAATGCGCcccatcaattttaataacatttattaacaTGGTGCTATTTAAAGAATCGAAAATCGTTGAGGGATGCGATGAAACTATGTACCCAGGTCAAATGTTTGTGCaaaaatttttggttataacCGCATTACTTTGCGTGCCATGGATGTTACTCGCCAAACCGATTTATATAATGCGGACCCGATCGCAGAAAGCTGTCCATACTCAAATGCAACAAGCAACTGAAAATGGAGATGCGGAACAAGCCCTTGCTAATAACACTCAAGCAGCAGCACCACATGGTGCAACCGGTGGTCACGATGATAACGAGGAAATGAGTGAAATTTTTATCCATCAAGGAATCCATACTATTGAATATGTACTTGGATCGGTGTCTCACACTGCTTCTTATTTGCGTTTATGGGCTTTATCTCTAGCTCACGCTc aacTGTCTGAAGTGTTATGGAATATGGTATTAAGTAAAGGATTGATAATAGATGATTGGAGAGGTGGAATCGTTCTTTACGTAATCTTTAGCTTCTGGGCTTGCTTAACAGTATCAATTTTGGTGTTAATGGAAGGATTATCCGCGTTTTTGCATACATTACGTTTACATTGGGTTGAGTTCCAGAGCAAGTTTTATTCCGGTCTGGGGCACGCTTTCCAACCGTTTTCGTTCGAGTTAATTCTAGACACGGCTTCCCAAGGAGATGCGGAATAA
- the LOC111413369 gene encoding V-type proton ATPase 116 kDa subunit a 1 isoform X3 has product MGSLFRSAEMTLCQLFLQSEAAYACVSELGELGLVQFRDLNPDVNAFQRKFVNEVRRCDEMERKLRYLEKEIKKDGIPMLDTGENPEAPQPREMIDLEATFEKLENELREVNQNAEALKRNFLELTELKQILRKTQVFFDEHEGGNPTESMTRALISDDNIARQGGLGPVQLGFVAGVILRERIPAFERMLWRACRGNVFLRQAEIETPLEDPSTGDQVFKSVFIIFFQGDQLKTRVKKICEGFRATLYPCPEAPADRREMAMGVMTRIEDLNTVLGQTQDHRHRVLVAAAKNIKNWFVKVRKIKAIYHTLNLFNLDVTQKCLIAECWVPVLDLENIQLALRRGTERSGSSVPPILNKMETCEDPPTYNHTNKFTTAFQALIDSYGIASYREMNPAPYTIITFPFLFAVMFGDCGHGLLMALFAGWMVLKEKPLAAKKSDNEIWNIFFGGRYIILLMGVFSIYTGLIYNDMFSKSLNIFGSQWRVNNVTEEQAINMLDTHMLDPATKDFLGYPYVIGMDPVWQLAKNKIIFQNAYKMKISIILGVFHMLFGVALSLCNHRYFKNKVNIFCEFIPQVIFLTFLFLYMVSLMFMKWIMFFATLDLPGDEDGDFRRGPQCAPSILITFINMVLFKESKIVEGCDETMYPGQMFVQKFLVITALLCVPWMLLAKPIYIMRTRSQKAVHTQMQQATENGDAEQALANNTQAAAPHGATGGHDDNEEMSEIFIHQGIHTIEYVLGSVSHTASYLRLWALSLAHAQLSEVLWNMVLSKGLIIDDWRGGIVLYVIFSFWACLTVSILVLMEGLSAFLHTLRLHWVEFQSKFYSGLGHAFQPFSFELILDTASQGDAE; this is encoded by the exons ATGGGCTCCTTATTTAGGAGTGCGGAAATGACCCTATGCCAGCTCTTTTTACAGAGCGAGGCCGCATACGCTTGTGTTTCTGAACTTGGGGAACTCGGGCTCGTTCAGTTTAGAGAC ctCAATCCAGACGTGAACGCGTTTCAGCGAAAGTTTGTCAACGAGGTCAGACGTTGCGATGAGATGGAGAGGAAGTTACGGTATTTGGAGAAGGAGATTAAGAAGGATGGAATTCCTATGTTGGATACTGGAGAAAACCCAGAAGCTCCACAACCACGCGAAATGATCGATTTAGAG GCAACTTTCGAGAAGTTAGAAAATGAGCTACGCGAAGTAAATCAAAATGCGGAGgctttaaaaagaaacttcTTGGAATTGACGGAGTTAAAACAGATTTTGCGTAAAACCCAAGTGTTTTTCGATGAG CACGAGGGTGGAAACCCCACCGAATCAATGACCAGAGCACTCATTAGCGATGACAATATTGCGAGACAAGGGGGCCTGGGCCCTGTACAGTTAGG tTTCGTCGCTGGCGTCATCCTTCGCGAAAGAATACCGGCTTTTGAAAGGATGTTATGGAGAGCTTGCCGAGGAAACGTCTTTTTACGCCAAGCGGAAATTGAGACGCCTTTAGAAGATCCATCGACG ggtGATCAAGTTTTCAAATccgtttttataattttcttccaaggagatcaattaaaaactcgcgttaaaaaaatttgcgaAGGATTCCGAGCTACTCTCTATCCATGCCCAGAAGCTCCGGCAGATCGTAGAGAAATGGCAATGGGGGTGATGACTCGTATCGAAGATTTAAATACCGTTCTAGGTCAAACCCAAGATCATCGTCATCGCGTTTTGGTGGCTGCCgcaaaaaacattaaaaattggttcGTTAAAGTCCGAAAGATCAAAGCGATTTATCACACGTTGAATCTATTCAATTTGGATGTGacacaaaaatgtttaatcgCCGAATGTTGGGTTCCCGTTTTAGATTTGGAAAATATTCAGTTAGCTTTAAGACGTGGAACGGAAAGGAGCGGAAGTTCCGTTCCgccgattttaaataaaatggaaacTTGTGAAGATCCACCAACTTACAATcatactaataaatttaccACGGcttttcaagctttaattgaTTCTTACGGTATTGCTTCTTATAGAGAAATGAATCCAGCCCCTTACACAATTATTACATTTCCGTTTCTTTTCGCTGTCATGTTTGGCGATTGTGGACATGGATTATTAATGGCTTTATTCGCTGGATGGATGGTTTTGAAAGAAAAGCCCTTGGCTGCAAAAAAATCAGATAACGAAATTTGGAATATTTTCTTTGGGGGAagatacattattttattaatgggCGTTTTCTCAATTTACACTGGCTTAATTTACAATGATATGTTTTCGAAATCTTTAAATATCTTCGGTTCTCAATGGCGTGTTAATAACGTCACTGAAGAACAAGCTATAAACATGTTAGATACGCACATGTTAGATCCTGCAACTAAAGATTTCTTGGGTTATCCGTACGTTATTGGTATGGACCCCGTTTGGCAATTAGCAaagaataaaatcatttttcaaaacgcctataaaatgaaaatttcgaTTATTCTTGGTGTGTTTCATATGTTATTCGGTGTTGCTTTGAGTCTTTGCAATCACCGttattttaagaataaagtcAACATCTTTTGTGAATTTATCCCTCAAGTTATCTTCTTAACCTTCCTCTTCTTATACATGGTGTCTTTAATGTTTATGaaatggattatgttttttgcAACACTTGATTTACCTGGAGATGAGGATGGTGATTTTCGTCGTGGTCCTCAATGCGCcccatcaattttaataacatttattaacaTGGTGCTATTTAAAGAATCGAAAATCGTTGAGGGATGCGATGAAACTATGTACCCAGGTCAAATGTTTGTGCaaaaatttttggttataacCGCATTACTTTGCGTGCCATGGATGTTACTCGCCAAACCGATTTATATAATGCGGACCCGATCGCAGAAAGCTGTCCATACTCAAATGCAACAAGCAACTGAAAATGGAGATGCGGAACAAGCCCTTGCTAATAACACTCAAGCAGCAGCACCACATGGTGCAACCGGTGGTCACGATGATAACGAGGAAATGAGTGAAATTTTTATCCATCAAGGAATCCATACTATTGAATATGTACTTGGATCGGTGTCTCACACTGCTTCTTATTTGCGTTTATGGGCTTTATCTCTAGCTCACGCTc aacTGTCTGAAGTGTTATGGAATATGGTATTAAGTAAAGGATTGATAATAGATGATTGGAGAGGTGGAATCGTTCTTTACGTAATCTTTAGCTTCTGGGCTTGCTTAACAGTATCAATTTTGGTGTTAATGGAAGGATTATCCGCGTTTTTGCATACATTACGTTTACATTGGGTTGAGTTCCAGAGCAAGTTTTATTCCGGTCTGGGGCACGCTTTCCAACCGTTTTCGTTCGAGTTAATTCTAGACACGGCTTCCCAAGGAGATGCGGAATAA